Proteins encoded within one genomic window of Pantoea eucalypti:
- a CDS encoding glucose PTS transporter subunit EIIB — MLSLKSFKQYFSRQPLTVEELEVDSALLERLVNCFGGRENIQQVDACLTRLRVKVTSLKAVDTAGLQKAGAIGVVILGHEVHAIFGKQSDQLRQLLEERFFKPEQ, encoded by the coding sequence ATGTTGAGTCTGAAATCGTTTAAGCAATATTTCAGTCGGCAGCCGCTGACGGTGGAAGAGCTTGAGGTAGACAGCGCACTACTGGAGCGTCTGGTGAACTGTTTTGGCGGGCGTGAGAATATTCAGCAGGTTGACGCCTGTTTAACCCGGCTACGGGTAAAAGTAACGTCGCTGAAGGCAGTTGATACGGCGGGATTACAGAAAGCGGGGGCGATTGGCGTGGTGATCCTGGGGCATGAGGTACATGCAATCTTTGGTAAGCAGTCTGACCAGTTGCGTCAGTTGCTGGAAGAACGTTTCTTTAAGCCAGAGCAATAA
- a CDS encoding LacI family DNA-binding transcriptional regulator, whose protein sequence is MKSKNATLEDVARHAGVSYQTVSRVLNKSANVSESTRRKVEHSIETLRYVPNRLAQQLVGKQSTTLGLVTTSLALHAPSQVAAAVKRYANAADYQVLIAMIDENVNQSLQDCINELKSQRVDKVIINVPLESADAEQVVEENQDILCLFLDVDPYSSVFNVSFNPADGTRASVKYLYEQGHREFALLAGPEQSVSANLRLKSWLDTLESYRLKPVSVSHGNWDAQSGYNGVLQLLREAPEFSALLVGNDQMALGVLSALHQRGVAVPGQISVIGYDDTYESAFFHPALTTVSLDLDLQGKEAVSRLLLASEEDDQRSSSILPAKLVVRSSTGSAGQQQRDLKQIAEQLRLIASRLE, encoded by the coding sequence ATGAAATCAAAAAATGCCACCTTAGAGGATGTCGCCCGTCATGCTGGCGTGTCGTATCAGACGGTTTCACGGGTTTTGAATAAGTCGGCAAATGTCTCGGAATCAACGCGGCGCAAGGTGGAGCACTCCATTGAGACCCTGCGTTACGTGCCTAACAGACTGGCGCAGCAGCTGGTGGGTAAGCAGAGCACCACGCTTGGTCTGGTGACAACATCGCTCGCCCTGCATGCGCCTTCTCAGGTGGCCGCCGCCGTTAAACGTTATGCAAATGCTGCGGACTATCAGGTACTGATTGCGATGATTGATGAGAACGTCAACCAAAGCCTGCAGGACTGTATCAATGAACTGAAGTCTCAGCGGGTGGATAAAGTCATTATCAACGTCCCGCTGGAGAGTGCTGACGCAGAACAGGTCGTGGAGGAGAATCAGGACATACTCTGTCTGTTCCTGGATGTTGATCCCTACAGTTCGGTGTTTAACGTTTCGTTTAACCCGGCTGACGGCACTCGCGCCAGCGTCAAATATTTGTATGAGCAGGGGCATCGCGAATTCGCGCTGCTGGCCGGGCCTGAGCAGTCGGTCTCTGCCAATCTGCGGTTGAAGAGCTGGCTGGATACGCTGGAAAGTTATCGTCTGAAGCCGGTCAGTGTCAGCCACGGCAATTGGGATGCGCAGAGTGGTTATAACGGTGTATTGCAACTGTTGCGGGAAGCGCCGGAATTCAGCGCGCTGCTCGTGGGCAATGACCAGATGGCGCTGGGTGTGCTGAGCGCACTGCATCAGCGCGGCGTGGCGGTGCCGGGGCAAATTTCGGTGATTGGCTACGACGACACCTATGAAAGCGCCTTCTTCCATCCGGCGTTAACCACGGTATCGCTGGATCTGGATTTACAGGGTAAAGAAGCGGTGTCGCGTCTGTTGTTAGCCAGTGAAGAGGATGATCAGCGTTCCTCTTCCATTCTGCCAGCAAAACTGGTGGTGCGCAGTTCAACCGGTAGCGCCGGGCAGCAGCAGCGGGATTTAAAGCAGATTGCCGAACAGTTGCGGCTGATCGCCAGCCGGCTTGAGTAA
- a CDS encoding maltoporin, translated as METRLRTAAVALAAALTSPTLYAAIDNIDFHGYLRGGVGVSQDGGIEEYQKNKVGRLGNEADTYGEVELGSEVYKKDNVSFYVDTMVSMFSDGSNDNETTFGDDAQFGLRQLNLQIKGLVPGDKDAVIWGGKRYYQRHDLHIIDTKYWNISGSGAGIENYTLGPGAISFAWIRGDANDVDYRVDGDNDVNINYLDLRYAGWKPWSGAWTEFGVDYAMPNTTNKQKEYGGLYDADNGVMLTSEISQDMWGGYQKLVFQYANKGLAQNMISQGGGWYDMWNDTSNATGYRVINTGLLPITDKFSLNQVFTWGSADDITAQTSKSTLLSLVGRGQYQFTQYVRGIGEVGSFWQKDENKVGSDYKAAGQKYTLALGLAAGPEFMSRPELRLFASYLNDSEDGHSFKDNTSNNTWNFGVQVEAWW; from the coding sequence ATGGAAACAAGGTTACGTACTGCTGCTGTGGCGCTTGCTGCGGCCCTGACCTCCCCGACACTCTATGCCGCTATCGACAACATTGATTTCCATGGCTATCTGCGTGGTGGCGTGGGCGTATCGCAGGATGGCGGTATTGAAGAGTATCAAAAAAACAAGGTTGGCCGTCTTGGCAACGAAGCCGACACCTATGGCGAGGTTGAGCTGGGCAGCGAGGTCTACAAAAAGGACAACGTGAGTTTCTATGTCGACACCATGGTCAGCATGTTCTCCGACGGCTCAAACGATAACGAAACCACCTTCGGCGATGATGCGCAGTTTGGTTTGCGTCAGCTGAACCTGCAGATAAAAGGACTGGTGCCGGGAGACAAAGATGCCGTGATCTGGGGCGGCAAACGCTACTACCAGCGTCACGATCTGCACATCATTGATACCAAATACTGGAATATTTCTGGTTCAGGTGCCGGTATCGAAAACTACACCCTGGGTCCGGGCGCTATCTCGTTTGCGTGGATTCGTGGCGACGCCAATGATGTGGATTACCGCGTGGATGGCGATAACGACGTCAACATTAACTACCTCGACCTTCGCTATGCCGGCTGGAAACCCTGGAGCGGTGCCTGGACCGAGTTTGGTGTTGACTACGCCATGCCGAACACCACGAACAAACAGAAAGAATATGGTGGCCTGTATGACGCGGATAACGGCGTTATGCTCACCAGTGAGATCAGTCAGGATATGTGGGGTGGCTATCAGAAACTGGTGTTCCAGTATGCCAACAAAGGCCTGGCACAAAACATGATCTCGCAGGGCGGCGGCTGGTATGACATGTGGAACGATACCAGCAATGCCACCGGCTATCGCGTGATCAATACCGGCCTGCTGCCGATAACCGATAAATTCTCCCTGAATCAGGTCTTCACCTGGGGCTCAGCCGATGATATCACCGCGCAGACCAGCAAAAGTACGCTGCTGTCGCTGGTGGGGCGTGGACAGTATCAGTTCACACAGTATGTCCGTGGTATCGGCGAAGTCGGCAGTTTCTGGCAGAAAGATGAGAATAAAGTGGGCAGCGACTATAAAGCGGCGGGACAGAAATATACGCTGGCGCTGGGTCTGGCAGCCGGTCCCGAATTTATGTCTCGTCCGGAGCTACGTCTGTTTGCTTCTTACCTGAATGATTCAGAAGACGGACACAGCTTCAAAGACAACACCAGTAACAACACCTGGAACTTCGGCGTACAGGTCGAAGCCTGGTGGTAA
- a CDS encoding glycoside hydrolase family 53 protein, whose protein sequence is MTPKTLILALALAWATPLLAADQPVIASGGPWPADFIKGADISSLAELEKQGAKFYNANNQQQDAIAILKASGINTIRLRLWVDPTDGSGHTYGGGGNDLATTLALAKRVKAAGMKLLLDIHYSDFWTDPGKQFKPKAWQSLTFPQLETQVHDYTRDTIARFKAEGVMPDIVQIGNELNGGMLWPEGKSWGQNGGEFDRLAGLLKAGISGLRENLSDPHQVKIMLHLAEGTKNDTFRWWFDEIVKRDVPFDVIGLSMYTYWNGPVSALKANMDDISRRYNKDVMVVEAAYGYTLENCDNAENSFQVKEEKAGGYPGSVAGQAAYLHDLIKAVLAVPDHRGKGVVYWEPAWIPAPGNTWATPAGMKYIHDEWKQGNARENQALFDCHGKALPSLQVFH, encoded by the coding sequence ATGACGCCAAAAACATTGATTCTCGCCCTGGCACTGGCCTGGGCGACACCGCTGCTCGCCGCCGATCAGCCTGTCATCGCCTCTGGCGGGCCGTGGCCAGCCGATTTTATCAAGGGAGCAGATATCTCATCGCTGGCTGAGCTGGAGAAACAGGGCGCAAAATTTTACAACGCGAACAATCAGCAGCAGGACGCCATCGCCATTCTGAAAGCCAGTGGTATCAACACCATCCGGTTGCGACTGTGGGTCGATCCCACCGACGGCAGCGGTCACACCTACGGCGGTGGCGGCAACGATCTGGCGACCACGCTGGCGCTGGCGAAGCGGGTCAAAGCGGCGGGAATGAAGCTACTGCTCGATATTCACTACAGTGATTTCTGGACCGATCCCGGCAAGCAGTTCAAGCCCAAAGCCTGGCAGTCGCTGACCTTTCCGCAGCTGGAAACCCAGGTGCATGACTACACACGCGACACCATCGCCCGCTTTAAAGCGGAAGGTGTAATGCCGGATATCGTGCAGATTGGTAACGAACTTAACGGCGGCATGCTCTGGCCAGAAGGTAAGAGCTGGGGCCAGAACGGCGGCGAGTTTGATCGGCTGGCGGGTCTGCTAAAGGCCGGTATCAGCGGTTTGCGCGAGAACCTCAGCGATCCGCATCAGGTGAAGATCATGCTGCATCTGGCCGAGGGCACGAAAAATGACACTTTCCGCTGGTGGTTCGATGAAATCGTTAAGCGTGATGTCCCGTTCGATGTGATTGGTCTGTCGATGTACACCTACTGGAACGGTCCTGTCAGCGCTCTGAAAGCCAACATGGATGATATCTCCCGGCGCTACAACAAGGATGTCATGGTGGTGGAGGCCGCCTACGGCTACACGCTGGAAAACTGTGACAATGCTGAAAACAGCTTCCAGGTCAAAGAGGAGAAAGCAGGTGGCTACCCCGGCAGCGTCGCGGGTCAGGCGGCATACCTGCATGACCTGATTAAGGCGGTGCTGGCGGTGCCGGACCATCGCGGCAAGGGCGTGGTCTATTGGGAGCCCGCGTGGATCCCCGCACCAGGCAATACCTGGGCTACACCTGCTGGCATGAAATATATCCACGACGAATGGAAACAGGGAAACGCCCGCGAAAACCAGGCGCTGTTTGACTGTCACGGCAAGGCACTGCCTTCGCTGCAGGTTTTTCATTAA
- a CDS encoding carbohydrate ABC transporter permease — MRVRGITVQDKDQSVAISSDEHLVTAKPPRRHATTGALLALLPGFGQFYHRQWAKGLCFLILLSSFTGVFHDFLREGFWGLYTLGESVPRDNSIFLLAEGIISVLIAAFGVAVWGVSVRDAWVNGARRDRGQQLNSVRQQYQLLLRDGFPYLMISPGFILLVFVVVFPILFGFAIAFTNYNLYHTPPAKLVDWVGFKNFINIFTLSIWRSTFFDVLQWTVVWTLLATTLQCTVGVMLAILVNQKDLRFKPLIRTIFILPWAVPGFVTILVFAGMFNDSFGVINNAILDFFGIAPKAWMTDPFWTKTALIMMQTWLGFPFVFAMTTGVLQAIPDDLYEAAIMDGASAWTRLKTITLPLVLYAIAPIIITQYTFNFNNFNIIYLFNNGGPAVAGSNAGGTDILVSWIYKLTMSSSQYAIAATITILLSIFVVGLALWQFRATRSFKQDEMA, encoded by the coding sequence ATGCGGGTTCGCGGGATAACCGTACAGGATAAGGATCAGAGTGTGGCTATATCTTCCGATGAACATCTGGTGACGGCTAAGCCGCCGCGTCGTCATGCGACCACCGGTGCGCTGCTGGCACTGCTGCCTGGCTTTGGCCAGTTTTACCACCGCCAGTGGGCGAAAGGGTTGTGCTTTCTGATTCTGCTCAGCAGCTTTACCGGCGTCTTCCACGATTTTCTGCGTGAAGGATTCTGGGGGCTGTATACGCTGGGTGAATCAGTTCCGCGCGATAACTCCATTTTCCTGCTGGCTGAGGGGATTATCAGCGTGCTGATTGCCGCTTTCGGCGTCGCGGTATGGGGCGTGTCTGTGCGCGATGCGTGGGTCAATGGCGCCAGGCGCGACAGGGGCCAGCAGCTTAACAGCGTGCGACAGCAGTATCAGTTACTGCTGCGCGACGGCTTCCCGTATCTGATGATTTCGCCGGGCTTTATTCTGCTGGTATTCGTGGTGGTGTTTCCGATTCTGTTTGGTTTCGCCATCGCCTTCACCAACTACAACCTCTATCACACGCCCCCGGCGAAGCTGGTGGACTGGGTGGGGTTCAAAAACTTCATCAACATTTTCACGCTGTCGATCTGGCGCTCCACGTTCTTTGACGTGCTGCAATGGACGGTGGTCTGGACATTGCTGGCGACGACGCTGCAGTGCACCGTGGGCGTGATGCTGGCGATTCTGGTGAATCAGAAAGACCTGCGCTTTAAGCCGCTGATCCGCACCATCTTTATCCTGCCGTGGGCGGTGCCGGGCTTTGTCACCATTCTGGTGTTTGCCGGGATGTTCAACGACAGCTTTGGGGTGATCAACAACGCGATTCTCGACTTCTTTGGTATCGCGCCTAAAGCCTGGATGACCGATCCGTTCTGGACCAAAACGGCGCTGATCATGATGCAGACCTGGCTGGGCTTCCCGTTTGTGTTTGCGATGACAACCGGCGTCCTGCAGGCGATCCCGGATGACCTTTATGAGGCCGCCATCATGGACGGCGCCAGTGCCTGGACGCGGCTGAAAACTATCACGCTGCCGCTGGTGCTCTACGCCATTGCGCCGATCATCATCACGCAATACACCTTCAACTTTAATAATTTCAACATCATCTATCTGTTTAACAACGGCGGTCCGGCCGTGGCGGGGTCGAATGCCGGCGGAACCGATATCCTGGTGTCATGGATTTACAAGCTCACCATGTCGTCGTCGCAATATGCGATTGCCGCCACTATCACCATTTTGCTGTCGATTTTCGTGGTAGGTCTGGCGCTGTGGCAGTTCCGCGCGACCCGGTCATTCAAACAAGATGAGATGGCGTAA
- a CDS encoding beta-galactosidase yields the protein MNKFPPLSARVNRLLHGADYNPEQWAHQPGIINDDVEMMKQANCNVMSVGIFSWAKLEPEEGRYEFGWLDEVIDTLWLQGISVFLATPSGARPAWMSQAYPEVLRTGRDRVPALHGGRHNHCMTSPVYRQKVQAMNSRLAARYAHHPAVIGWHISNEYGGECHCDRCQEAFRGWLQRRYETLEALNLAWWSDFWSHTYSDWSQIVSPAPQGEMSIHGLNLDWRRFMTDQVTDFCREEIKPLKQANPDLPATTNFMEYFYDYNYWKLAPALDFISWDSYPMWHNEKDETTLACYTAMYHDLMRTLKQGKPFVLMESTPGATNWQPTSKLKKPGMHILSSLQAVAHGADAVQYFQWRKSRGSVEKFHGAVIDHVGHLDTRTGREVSELGRMLAAMTPVMGSRVEARVAIIFDWESRWAMDNAQGPRNLGLHYERTVNEHYRAFWEQGVAVDVINGDSDFSGYDLVIAPMLYMVRDGFAARAEQHVDRGGHFVASYWSGIVNESDLCYPGGFPGPLRPLLGIWSEEIDSLTDEEFNGVRGVRGNELGLSGPYQARELCEHIHLEGATALASYESDFYAGTPAVTMNRVGQGKAWYIASRNDLSFHRDFYGALIKQLGLPRALAGELPPGVVVQRRTDGEQAFLFVQNFTAQTQQLSLPAGLSDLVDGMSVGGSLTLGPWGCRVLSGPMAQGAV from the coding sequence ATGAATAAATTTCCCCCGCTCAGCGCCCGGGTTAACCGGCTGCTGCATGGTGCTGACTACAATCCGGAACAGTGGGCGCATCAGCCGGGTATCATTAATGACGACGTTGAAATGATGAAGCAGGCGAACTGTAACGTTATGTCGGTGGGTATTTTCAGTTGGGCGAAGCTGGAGCCGGAAGAGGGCCGCTATGAATTTGGCTGGCTGGATGAAGTCATCGACACGCTGTGGCTGCAAGGCATTTCGGTGTTTCTTGCGACACCCAGCGGGGCACGTCCGGCCTGGATGTCGCAGGCCTATCCTGAGGTACTGCGCACAGGGCGCGATCGCGTTCCGGCGTTGCATGGCGGCCGCCATAACCATTGCATGACCTCGCCGGTTTATCGTCAGAAAGTGCAGGCGATGAACAGCAGGCTGGCGGCGCGTTATGCGCACCATCCGGCGGTGATCGGCTGGCACATTTCCAATGAATATGGTGGTGAATGTCACTGCGATCGTTGTCAGGAGGCCTTTCGCGGCTGGCTGCAGCGCCGTTATGAGACGCTGGAGGCGCTGAATCTGGCCTGGTGGAGCGACTTCTGGAGTCACACGTATAGCGACTGGTCACAGATTGTGTCACCTGCGCCACAGGGTGAGATGTCGATTCATGGCCTGAATCTGGACTGGCGGCGGTTTATGACCGATCAGGTGACTGACTTCTGCCGTGAGGAGATTAAACCGCTGAAGCAGGCCAATCCCGATCTGCCTGCGACTACCAATTTTATGGAATATTTCTACGACTACAATTACTGGAAGCTGGCTCCTGCGCTCGATTTTATCTCCTGGGACAGCTATCCGATGTGGCATAACGAGAAAGATGAGACCACGCTCGCCTGTTATACCGCGATGTATCACGATTTGATGCGCACCCTCAAGCAGGGCAAGCCGTTTGTGCTGATGGAGTCGACGCCGGGTGCGACCAACTGGCAGCCGACCAGCAAGTTAAAGAAGCCGGGTATGCATATTCTCTCTTCACTGCAGGCGGTCGCCCACGGTGCGGACGCGGTGCAATATTTCCAGTGGCGCAAGAGCCGGGGTTCGGTCGAGAAGTTTCATGGCGCAGTTATCGATCATGTCGGTCATCTGGATACGCGCACCGGTCGTGAAGTGAGTGAACTGGGCCGGATGCTGGCCGCTATGACGCCTGTAATGGGGAGCCGGGTCGAGGCGCGTGTTGCCATTATTTTCGACTGGGAAAGTCGCTGGGCAATGGACAACGCGCAGGGGCCGCGCAATCTGGGTCTGCATTACGAGCGCACGGTAAACGAGCATTATCGGGCGTTCTGGGAGCAGGGTGTTGCGGTAGATGTGATTAATGGCGACAGCGATTTCAGTGGTTACGATCTGGTGATTGCACCAATGCTCTATATGGTGCGCGATGGTTTCGCGGCGCGTGCAGAGCAGCATGTTGATCGGGGCGGGCATTTCGTGGCCAGTTACTGGAGTGGCATCGTCAATGAGAGTGACCTTTGTTATCCAGGCGGTTTCCCGGGTCCATTGCGGCCGCTGCTCGGTATCTGGTCAGAAGAGATCGACAGCCTGACCGACGAGGAGTTTAACGGCGTGCGCGGTGTGCGCGGCAATGAGCTGGGGTTGAGCGGACCTTATCAGGCCAGAGAGCTTTGTGAACATATTCATCTGGAGGGTGCGACTGCGCTGGCCAGTTACGAGAGTGATTTTTATGCCGGCACCCCGGCGGTGACGATGAATCGGGTCGGTCAGGGTAAAGCCTGGTATATCGCATCGCGTAACGATCTGTCATTCCATCGGGATTTTTATGGCGCATTGATTAAGCAACTGGGTTTACCGCGTGCACTGGCGGGCGAGTTGCCGCCGGGCGTGGTGGTTCAGCGCCGAACTGACGGTGAGCAGGCGTTTCTGTTTGTGCAGAACTTTACCGCTCAGACGCAGCAGCTGTCGTTGCCCGCCGGGCTGAGTGATTTGGTGGATGGCATGAGTGTTGGGGGATCGCTGACGCTGGGGCCGTGGGGGTGCAGAGTGTTGAGCGGACCTATGGCGCAGGGAGCGGTATAA
- a CDS encoding sugar ABC transporter permease produces the protein MAKSGSIKRERWIRLSLTWLVVLAVSTIIIYPLVWTVGASLNAGNSLLSSSIIPENASLQHYRDLFNGTVPYMTWYWNSMKISFLTMVLTLISVSCTAYAFSRFRFKGRQNGLMLFLLLQMIPQFSALIAIFVLSQLLGLINSHLALVLIYVGGMIPMNTYLMKGYLDSIPKDLDESARMDGAGNFRIFVEIIMPLSKPILAVVALFSFTGPLGDFILSSTILRTPEQFTLPIGLYNLVSQKMGASYTTYAAGAVLIAVPVAVFYLALQKYFVSGLASGSTKG, from the coding sequence ATGGCGAAGTCCGGCAGTATTAAACGCGAAAGGTGGATACGCCTGTCGCTGACCTGGCTGGTGGTGCTGGCCGTCTCGACCATCATTATTTATCCGCTGGTCTGGACGGTAGGCGCATCACTGAATGCAGGTAACAGCCTGCTCAGCAGTTCAATCATTCCGGAGAATGCGTCGCTGCAGCACTACCGCGACCTGTTCAATGGCACGGTGCCGTATATGACGTGGTACTGGAACTCGATGAAAATCAGTTTTCTGACCATGGTGCTGACGTTGATCAGCGTCAGCTGTACCGCCTACGCCTTTTCCCGTTTTCGGTTTAAGGGGCGGCAGAACGGCCTGATGCTGTTTCTGCTGCTGCAGATGATCCCGCAGTTTTCGGCGCTCATCGCCATTTTCGTCTTGTCGCAGCTGCTGGGATTAATCAACAGCCATCTGGCGCTGGTGTTGATCTATGTCGGCGGGATGATCCCGATGAACACCTATCTGATGAAGGGCTATCTCGACTCGATTCCCAAAGATCTGGATGAGTCGGCACGCATGGACGGGGCAGGTAATTTCCGCATCTTCGTGGAGATCATCATGCCACTGTCGAAGCCGATTCTGGCGGTGGTGGCACTGTTCTCTTTCACCGGGCCGCTGGGTGATTTTATTCTCTCCAGCACCATTCTGCGAACGCCGGAGCAGTTCACGCTGCCCATTGGCCTCTATAACCTGGTGTCACAAAAAATGGGTGCCAGTTACACCACTTATGCAGCGGGCGCGGTGCTGATCGCCGTGCCGGTCGCGGTGTTCTATCTGGCCCTGCAGAAATACTTCGTTTCCGGCCTCGCCTCAGGCAGTACTAAAGGATAA